The nucleotide window ACGATCATCCATATTGATGATGAGGTGGACTGGCTCAAACCGGGGATGAGTGCAGAAGCAGAAATTATTATTGCCACCATCGACAATGCCCTGCAGGTTCCGGTGAATGCCGTGCAAATGGTCGATGGTAAAATGGTATGTTATGTTGCCACTATCTTGGGCACCGAGCAACGTGTTGTACAAACGGGAGAATACAATATTTCTTTTATTGAAGTTACCGAAGGTCTTGAGCCCGGTGAACAGGTATTGCTCCGTGCGCCTAAGCGTTCGGGAGAAGCTTCGGAAAACGGAAAAAACGGCCGCAATAACCAAGAAAAGTCCGAAGCCCCGGGCGTGTCACCGGCGCCTCCTGAAGGCGGCGGTGGTGACGGCGGCGGCGGCGAAGGAAGAGGCGGCGGCGGTCGAGGCAGAAGAGAGGCGGCGCCTGCTGCTGAGAGCGGTACCGTATAATGGCGCGAAATATTGTTACATTGCAGGGCGTCACGAAAACCTATCGAATGGGGGATACGATTCTGCACGCCCTGCATGATCTCAATCTGGAAATTGATGAGGGTGAATATGTCGCCATTATGGGCCCCAGTGGCTGCGGGAAATCGACCTTGCTGAACGTGCGCGGTTGTCTTGACCGCCCTTCACAAGGGATGTATAGCCTTGGCGGACAGGATGTTTCTACACTCAATGATGATGCTTTGTCCGAGATACGGGGAGCGCGTCTCGGCTTTATTTTCCAATCCTACAACCTTATCCAACAACTGAATGTGCTGGAAAATATTCAAGTGCCCCTTTATTATCAGGGCAGAAATGCCCATGAAAGCCGCAGCATCGCTTTAAAATTGGCGGAACGTGTGGGCTTGGGACAGCGGATTCATCATAAGCCTATGGAGCTGTCCGGGGGACAGCAGCAGCGCGTCGGCATTGCCCGTGCTTTGGTCAATGACCCAATTTTATTGCTGGCAGATGAACCGACGGGAAATCTGGATTCTGCTTCAGGCGTAGAAATATTAGAACTCTTTGATGAACTGCGCCGAAATGGAAAGACCATTATCATGGTAACCCACGATCCTGATATTGGATTGCGTGCAGATCGTATTGTGCGCTTACGTGATGGTTGTCTGGAGGAGGATGTGCGCAATGTCCACCACTAGACTAAAAAGCCTACGCTCCCTTTTCGCATTGGGAAAAATGCGCCGTGCCATCATCTTGGGCTTTAAAACGCTCTGGCTCCATCGTATGCGTTCGATGCTTACCATGTTGGGTATCGTCTTTGGCGTGTGCTCCGTCGTTGCTATGCTTGCTGTGGGAGAAGGCGCGGGCTATGAGGCACAAGAACAGATCCGCCGTTTGGGCAGCCAAAACATTATTCTCAAAAGTATCAAGCCAACAGAAACGGAACGTATCAGCACAGAACAAAGCCGTATCTCTGAATATGGATTACGGTATGATGATATCAAGCGTATCCAAGACACGATCCCGAGTGTGCGGGTCCTTGCGCCGGGGCGGATCATCAGAAATCATGTGTGGAATGCGACCAGACGCGTTGATGCTGAGATCATCGGCGTCGTGCCGTGGTATCTTGATATACGTAAACTGGCGATCACGGAAGGGCGTTTTTTTACGGACATTGAATTTGACGGCTATGAAAATGTATGCGTAATCGGCACCTCGGTGGCTGATCGCCTTTTCCCGCTTTCCACACCGATCAACCACAACGTGCGCATTGGCTCCGATTATTACAAAGTGATTGGTGTCGTAGAATCGGAAGCCTCTGTTTCCGCCGGCGCCTCGGGAAATAATCAAGAAGGGGACAATGCGAAAAACGGCAGCGGCAACGGATACGCGCCACGGGTATACATCCCCTTGACAGCGGCGAAGAATCGCTTTGGTGAAACCTTGGTTCGTCAAAGCCAAGGTACCTTTGAAGCGGAACGGGTGGAACTTCATGAAGCGATTGTGCAGGTTGCCCGCCTTGAAGACGTGGAAGAAACGGCTTTGGTCATAGACAGTATTCTGTCTAGTCAACGGCGCACCCGTGATTATGAGATGGTCGTTCCTTTGGAACTGCTGCGGCAGGCAGAACGAACCAAGCAAATATTTAATACGGTGCTGGGCGCCATCGCCGCCATTTCTCTTTTAGTCGGCGGTATCGGCATTATGAATATTATGCTTGCCAGCGTGACTGAGCGCACCCGAGAAATCGGTATACGCCGCGCCTTGGGAGCCAAGAAGCGCGACATTATCATCCAGTTCTTGATTGAGACTGTTATCTTGTCGGGAACAGGCGGACTCATCGGCGTGATTATCGGCGTTACCATTCCTTTGGGGATCAGTTATTTCGCACACATGATGACCATTGTCACGCCATGGGCGCCTATGCTCGCCTTTTCCATCTCCTGCTTCGTTGGGATTGTCTTTGGTATTTATCCCGCCTTACGCGCAGCGAACATGGATCCGGTGGACGCACTGCGCCACGAATAATCCAGGTGGTGGGTGTGCCTTATCCTTGTCTGCCCCGCAGATCCACGACGCGCACCGCTTTGCCCGTAGAACGTTCCAGCGTCTGGGGACCAACCAATTCGACACGGGTATGTATATTCGTGGTTGCCTGTATTCTCCGTACGATCTGATCGCGGAGCAGCTGCATATCACTCATTTTGTCGGAGAAGACATCGGGACACAATTCCACTTTAACGGTTACTTCGTCTAAGGTTCCCGGGCGCGATACTTCAATAAGATAATGGGGAGACAGTCCTTCCATTTTAAATAGGGCTTCTTCAATTTGGGAGGGAAATACATTGACGCCGCGGATAATGAGCATATCATCAGAACGGCCGATTACACGGGACATGCGCCGCGTGGTGCGTCCGCAAATACAGGGCGCTGCGTCTAGTGTGGCAATATCGCGGGTACGATAACGGATCATGGGCATCGCCTCGCGAGTCAGCGCTGTGATGACCAGCTCTCCGTATTCGAAGTCCATGACAGGATCCAGCGTATCAGGGTGAAGACACTCGACCAAAAAATGATCCTCTTGGATATGCATGCCTGTCCGTGCTGCGCATTCGCCGCTCACCCCGGGCCCGATGATTTCGGAAAGACCGTAGTTGTTGAAGGCGTAAAGATCCATTTCAGCTTCTATTTTGTGGCGCATATCTTCAGTCCACATTTCGCCGCCGAAATGGGCAAAGCGCAGGGAAAGGCTCCGAGGATCAATATCCATGGAGCGCGCCACTTCCGCAATATTAAGGGCGTAACTGGGCGTGCTGATCAAGGCGTCGGCCTGAAGGTCTTGAAGAATATGG belongs to Candidatus Hydrogenedentota bacterium and includes:
- a CDS encoding phenylacetate--CoA ligase → MNDFVVDNQILDREEQLSREEMDALQLVRLRETVARAMKVPFYKNIFKRDGITPESIKSLDDLKRLPFTTKEDMRDYYPLGLCAVDRSELARIHGSSGTTGKPTFVGYTQKDLAMWAQMCARFLYAGGLRSCHTVQVSFGYGLFTGGFGLHYGIEKIGASIIPVSSGNTARQIHILQDLQADALISTPSYALNIAEVARSMDIDPRSLSLRFAHFGGEMWTEDMRHKIEAEMDLYAFNNYGLSEIIGPGVSGECAARTGMHIQEDHFLVECLHPDTLDPVMDFEYGELVITALTREAMPMIRYRTRDIATLDAAPCICGRTTRRMSRVIGRSDDMLIIRGVNVFPSQIEEALFKMEGLSPHYLIEVSRPGTLDEVTVKVELCPDVFSDKMSDMQLLRDQIVRRIQATTNIHTRVELVGPQTLERSTGKAVRVVDLRGRQG
- a CDS encoding FtsX-like permease family protein, translated to MSTTRLKSLRSLFALGKMRRAIILGFKTLWLHRMRSMLTMLGIVFGVCSVVAMLAVGEGAGYEAQEQIRRLGSQNIILKSIKPTETERISTEQSRISEYGLRYDDIKRIQDTIPSVRVLAPGRIIRNHVWNATRRVDAEIIGVVPWYLDIRKLAITEGRFFTDIEFDGYENVCVIGTSVADRLFPLSTPINHNVRIGSDYYKVIGVVESEASVSAGASGNNQEGDNAKNGSGNGYAPRVYIPLTAAKNRFGETLVRQSQGTFEAERVELHEAIVQVARLEDVEETALVIDSILSSQRRTRDYEMVVPLELLRQAERTKQIFNTVLGAIAAISLLVGGIGIMNIMLASVTERTREIGIRRALGAKKRDIIIQFLIETVILSGTGGLIGVIIGVTIPLGISYFAHMMTIVTPWAPMLAFSISCFVGIVFGIYPALRAANMDPVDALRHE
- a CDS encoding ABC transporter ATP-binding protein, which translates into the protein MARNIVTLQGVTKTYRMGDTILHALHDLNLEIDEGEYVAIMGPSGCGKSTLLNVRGCLDRPSQGMYSLGGQDVSTLNDDALSEIRGARLGFIFQSYNLIQQLNVLENIQVPLYYQGRNAHESRSIALKLAERVGLGQRIHHKPMELSGGQQQRVGIARALVNDPILLLADEPTGNLDSASGVEILELFDELRRNGKTIIMVTHDPDIGLRADRIVRLRDGCLEEDVRNVHH